Proteins encoded in a region of the Zea mays cultivar B73 chromosome 2, Zm-B73-REFERENCE-NAM-5.0, whole genome shotgun sequence genome:
- the LOC100285988 gene encoding Protein CANDIDATE G-PROTEIN COUPLED RECEPTOR 7 precursor, producing MQLDRLMGASVVLAVVVSLAAVLPIARAEIKTTPIVSDSRSVILFEEFGFRRGGHASVSATGISWRVPEGSQLQAVDTTLMGFFLISNSLFYEINNESDYAEATGGAFCPLTSKYVQRLFLFKEVAPDGTGRGSLTIDSDDQYTVLFSSCQEGVEVTMDVRTEMYNLRRSGTREYLPVGLLPLPWIFAAAAAVHFAFLGTWVVVCVKHRRTAERIHAVMGALLLFKALKLACAAEDQWFVERTGTPHGWDVAFYVFGFFKGILLFTVIVLIGTGWSFLKPYLQEREKNVLMIVIPLQVIENIASAVIGETGPAGRDWLAWNQIFLLVDVICCCAVFFPIIWSIRNLREASKTDGKAARNLQKLTLFKQFYLVVVCYLYFTRIAASAIAAVLSYKYQWAVNVSIEMTSLAFYVFVFYNFQPVEKNPYLYVGDDEEEAAGGQLEMESTFEI from the exons ATGCAGCTCGATAGACTTATGGGCGCCTCCGTGGTCCTCGCCGTCGTTGTTTCCCTCGCCGCTGTCCTCCCTATTGCTCGCGCTGAGATCAAGACGACGCCTATTGTCTCCGACTCGCGCTCCGTCATCCTGTTCGAGGAGTTCGGCTTCAGGCGCGGCGGCCACGCCAGTGTCTCAGCCACCGGCATCTCGTGGAGGGTCCCCGAGGGGTCTCAGCTGCAAGCCGTGGACACGACGCTCATGGGTTTCTTCCTCATCTCCAACTCCCTCTTCTACGAGATCAACAATGAGTCCGACTACGCCGAGGCCACCGGCGGCGCCTTCTGCCCGCTCACAAGCAAGTACGTGCAGCGGCTCTTCCTGTTCAAGGAGGTGGCGCCCGACGGCACGGGCAGGGGCTCTCTGACCATCGACTCCGACGACCAGTACACGGTGCTGTTCAGCAGCTGCCAAGAGGGCGTGGAGGTCACCATGGACGTGCGCACCGAGATGTACAACCTGCGGCGCTCCGGCACCAGGGAGTACCTCCCCGTCGGCCTGCTACCGCTGCCGTGGATCTTCGCGGCCGCGGCCGCGGTGCACTTCGCGTTCCTGGGCACGTGGGTGGTCGTCTGCGTCAAACACCGCAGGACGGCGGAGCGCATCCACGCCGTGATGGGCGCGCTGCTGCTGTTCAAGGCGCTCAAGCTCGCGTGCGCCGCCGAGGACCAGTGGTTCGTGGAGCGCACGGGCACGCCGCATGGGTGGGACGTCGCCTTCTACGTGTTCGGCTTCTTCAAGGGCATCCTGCTCTTCACCGTCATCGTGCTCATCGGCACCGGCTGGTCCTTCTTGAAACCTTACCTCCAG gAGCGCGAGAAGAACGTGCTGATGATCGTCATACCCCTGCAAGTGATCGAGAACATCGCGTCCGCGGTGATAGGGGAGACGGGGCCGGCGGGGAGGGACTGGCTGGCGTGGAACCAGATATTCCTCCTGGTGGACGTCATCTGCTGTTGCGCGGTGTTCTTCCCCATCATATGGTCCATCCGCAACCTGCGGGAGGCGTCCAAGACTGACGGCAAGGCAGCGCGGAACCTCCAGAAGCTCACGCTCTTCAAGCAGTTCTACCTGGTGGTGGTGTGCTACCTCTACTTCACGCGGATCGCCGCGTCGGCCATCGCCGCCGTGCTCAGCTACAAGTACCAGTGGGCCGTCAATGTCTCCATCGAGATGACCAGCCTTGCGTTCTATGTGTTCGTGTTCTATAACTTCCAGCCCGTGGAGAAGAACCCTTACCTGTACGTGGGTGACGATGAGGAGGAAGCCGCGGGTGGGCAGCTTGAGATGGAGAGCACATTTGAGATCTGA